Proteins encoded within one genomic window of Mycolicibacterium monacense:
- a CDS encoding acyl-CoA dehydrogenase family protein, producing MTETTPSADELRAEVRAWLEQNWKGLPKSTDPWVASPERVAWLEKVLDAGYAVPTYPTEWFGREYPNHLASAIEKEFKAVRAPGARRDKYSIPANTVLKFGSDTLKRELLRDFLTERASTCLLYSEPGAGSDLAGVHATAVRDGDQWVVNGQKVWTSGAATADYGLLLARTDWDVPKHKGLSFFILPMKQPGIEVRPLVQITGESHFNEVFISDAKVGDDFLVGGTGNGWRVLQTALAYERSIMGDSGRGSRNSSRADSLVELAREHGRLDDPVIRDSLATVLALRELNRLNNARAKASTSIGTSSSIMSLGKLAMSDILHTEARVKTDIIGAEALLAGPDHPEADDINFLTLNAYFTSIGGGTDQIQRNIIGERVLGLPKEPEVDRDIAFRDARRN from the coding sequence ACGACTCCGAGCGCCGACGAGCTGCGCGCCGAGGTGCGTGCCTGGCTCGAGCAGAACTGGAAGGGCCTGCCGAAGTCGACCGATCCGTGGGTCGCCTCCCCGGAGCGGGTCGCCTGGCTGGAGAAGGTGCTCGACGCCGGTTACGCGGTGCCGACCTATCCGACCGAGTGGTTCGGCCGCGAGTACCCGAACCATCTGGCGTCCGCGATCGAGAAGGAGTTCAAGGCGGTCCGGGCCCCCGGCGCGCGCAGGGACAAGTACAGCATCCCGGCGAACACCGTGCTGAAGTTCGGCAGCGACACCCTCAAACGAGAGTTGTTGCGCGACTTCCTCACCGAGCGTGCCAGCACCTGCCTGCTCTACAGCGAACCCGGTGCCGGCTCGGACCTCGCCGGGGTGCACGCCACCGCGGTGCGCGACGGTGACCAGTGGGTGGTCAACGGCCAGAAGGTGTGGACCTCGGGGGCGGCGACGGCCGACTACGGGCTGCTGCTCGCCCGCACCGACTGGGATGTGCCGAAGCACAAGGGTCTGAGCTTCTTCATTCTGCCGATGAAACAACCCGGCATCGAGGTCAGGCCGCTGGTGCAGATCACCGGCGAATCCCACTTCAACGAGGTGTTCATCAGCGATGCCAAGGTGGGCGACGACTTCCTCGTCGGCGGTACCGGCAACGGCTGGCGGGTGCTGCAGACCGCGCTGGCCTACGAACGGTCCATCATGGGCGACAGCGGCCGCGGCTCGCGCAACAGTTCGCGCGCCGACAGCCTCGTCGAACTCGCCCGCGAACACGGCCGCCTCGACGACCCGGTCATCCGCGATTCGCTGGCCACGGTGCTCGCATTGCGAGAACTGAACCGGCTCAACAACGCTCGCGCGAAGGCGTCGACGTCGATCGGCACGTCGAGCTCGATCATGTCGCTGGGCAAGCTGGCCATGTCGGACATCCTGCACACCGAGGCGCGGGTGAAGACCGACATCATCGGGGCCGAGGCGCTGCTGGCCGGACCGGACCACCCGGAGGCCGACGACATCAACTTCCTGACGCTCAACGCCTACTTCACCTCCATCGGCGGCGGCACGGATCAGATCCAGCGCAACATCATCGGCGAGCGGGTCCTCGGGCTGCCCAAGGAACCCGAAGTCGACCGCGACATCGCGTTCCGCGACGCGCGCCGGAACTGA